A part of Methanohalobium evestigatum Z-7303 genomic DNA contains:
- the dapF gene encoding diaminopimelate epimerase: MIEFTKLHGNGNDFIVIDEFENEIVPENQKADFAVKYCRRKFGIGADGILYISGSDKADMKMRLLQPDASEAEMCGNGIRCLVKYAYDNGYINLGESTVETIADVYNVKTRKDDGGFWVKVNMGKPLTKRSDIPAQGDSDDDFINVDLHDYPVSVVNTGVPHAVIFVENLDFNIQNTAPKIRFDETFPNGANVNFVRIDSNDEITIRTYERGVEDETLSCGTGSVASAYISNLLGKVNNPVLVHTKGGMLNIELDGKGFLYMEGPAETIYKGVTFK, encoded by the coding sequence ATGATTGAATTCACAAAATTACATGGTAACGGGAATGATTTTATTGTAATCGATGAGTTTGAAAATGAAATTGTTCCTGAAAATCAAAAGGCTGATTTTGCGGTTAAATACTGCAGACGTAAGTTTGGAATAGGAGCAGATGGTATCCTTTATATATCTGGTTCTGATAAAGCTGACATGAAAATGAGATTGTTGCAGCCCGACGCATCAGAGGCTGAAATGTGTGGCAATGGTATACGATGTCTTGTAAAATACGCTTATGATAATGGGTACATTAATCTTGGTGAATCTACGGTAGAAACAATTGCAGATGTCTATAATGTAAAAACCCGCAAAGATGATGGTGGTTTCTGGGTCAAAGTAAATATGGGCAAACCACTGACAAAGCGTTCTGATATCCCTGCGCAGGGAGATTCTGATGATGATTTTATCAATGTAGATTTACATGATTATCCAGTATCAGTGGTTAATACTGGCGTACCCCATGCAGTTATATTTGTTGAAAATCTGGATTTTAATATACAGAATACTGCACCCAAAATACGGTTTGATGAGACTTTTCCAAATGGTGCCAATGTTAATTTTGTAAGAATTGACTCCAATGATGAGATAACTATTAGAACCTATGAACGTGGAGTGGAAGATGAGACATTAAGCTGTGGTACAGGTTCTGTGGCATCAGCATACATTTCAAATCTATTGGGTAAAGTAAACAATCCTGTATTGGTTCATACAAAAGGAGGAATGCTTAATATAGAGCTTGATGGTAAAGGTTTTCTTTACATGGAAGGACCTGCTGAAACAATTTATAAAGGAGTAACCTTTAAATAA
- a CDS encoding acylphosphatase yields MQEPESTPEVGAEIYVSGRVQGVFFRQFTNDAATHLGLTGYVQNLPDGRVRVVAEGSQEKMNKLIDKLHSGPSLANVENVNVNWYEPTNEFRDFKVRN; encoded by the coding sequence ATGCAGGAACCAGAATCAACACCAGAAGTCGGTGCAGAAATTTATGTATCAGGTAGAGTCCAGGGTGTGTTTTTCAGGCAGTTCACAAATGATGCTGCTACGCATCTTGGACTTACTGGATATGTACAGAATTTGCCTGACGGAAGAGTAAGGGTTGTAGCAGAAGGAAGTCAGGAGAAAATGAATAAACTGATTGATAAACTACACTCTGGACCTTCACTGGCAAATGTTGAAAATGTTAATGTCAATTGGTATGAACCAACTAATGAATTCAGAGATTTCAAGGTCAGGAATTAA
- a CDS encoding threonine--tRNA ligase yields MRLLLVHSDYIEYEVKKSTPVAEKVDESQKSGRLEEALTVFLAVEKPDESDIDEIVKRTVDEIKNVMGQINTDRIMLYPYAHLSNELSSPDTAVKALKKIEKELSDKYEVKRAPFGWYKSFNINCKGHPLSELSRTIRLESTSTSATGESTGFESEEEEVVSEALKAEETAKSYWYVLTPDGELRDVDSFDFSDHSNLERFVNYEISESRVVDKTPPHVELMKRLGIADYEQGSDSGNLRYYPRGRFIKSLLENYVLDEAIRSGAMEVETPIMYDMNHPTLKKYLDRFPARQYSIESDKRRLFLRFAACFGQFLMSHDMTISYKNLPLKMVEMTRYSFRKEQRGELVGMKRLRSFTMPDMHTFCEDMDQSISEFDDQYKMCINTLDNIGVDVDDYEVAIRFTRDFYENNKDFITEMAKTVNKPVLVEMWDTRFFYFVLKFEFNFIDALGKASALSTVQIDVENAETYDISYIDRNGESKRPTMLHCSPSGAIERCIYALLEKNAMKIDNGEVPMLPVWLSPTQVRIIPVHEHHFDFAEKIYEQLNCRVDIDDREDTVGKKIREAGREWIPYVVVIGDREIESGKLNVTIRSESLPKKPKSSEMTVEELNNRVLSEIQGMPYREQPLAKYVTKRPKFL; encoded by the coding sequence ATGCGATTATTGTTGGTTCATTCAGATTATATAGAATACGAAGTAAAAAAAAGTACACCAGTGGCTGAAAAAGTTGATGAGTCCCAAAAAAGTGGACGTCTTGAAGAAGCATTGACGGTTTTTCTGGCGGTTGAAAAACCGGATGAATCGGATATAGATGAAATTGTAAAACGGACTGTAGATGAAATCAAAAATGTAATGGGTCAGATTAATACAGACCGTATAATGCTTTACCCATATGCACATCTGAGTAATGAACTATCATCTCCTGATACAGCGGTAAAGGCACTCAAAAAAATAGAAAAAGAACTTTCTGACAAATATGAAGTCAAGCGCGCACCATTTGGCTGGTACAAGTCATTCAATATAAACTGTAAAGGTCATCCATTATCAGAATTATCTCGTACTATTCGTCTGGAGAGTACGTCAACATCAGCTACTGGGGAAAGTACTGGTTTTGAATCTGAAGAGGAAGAAGTGGTTTCAGAAGCTTTAAAGGCAGAAGAAACTGCCAAGTCTTACTGGTATGTTCTAACACCTGATGGTGAACTCCGTGATGTTGATAGTTTTGATTTTTCAGACCATTCCAACCTTGAAAGGTTTGTAAATTATGAAATATCAGAAAGTCGAGTTGTAGATAAAACTCCTCCACATGTTGAACTAATGAAAAGGCTGGGGATTGCGGATTATGAACAGGGTTCTGATTCCGGGAACCTTCGATACTATCCCAGAGGAAGGTTTATAAAATCACTTCTTGAAAATTATGTGCTTGATGAGGCAATCAGATCAGGGGCCATGGAAGTTGAAACACCCATAATGTATGATATGAACCACCCCACACTGAAAAAGTATCTGGACAGATTCCCTGCACGTCAGTATTCCATTGAATCCGATAAACGTCGCCTCTTCCTCAGATTTGCAGCCTGTTTCGGACAATTTTTGATGTCTCATGACATGACAATATCCTACAAGAATCTTCCACTTAAAATGGTAGAAATGACAAGATACAGTTTCAGAAAAGAACAGCGTGGAGAGCTTGTAGGTATGAAGCGCCTCCGTAGTTTCACAATGCCTGATATGCATACATTCTGTGAGGATATGGACCAGTCGATTTCTGAATTCGATGACCAGTACAAAATGTGTATAAATACACTTGATAATATCGGTGTTGATGTTGATGATTATGAAGTTGCAATACGTTTTACCCGTGATTTCTATGAAAATAATAAGGATTTTATAACAGAGATGGCAAAAACAGTCAACAAGCCTGTACTTGTTGAGATGTGGGATACACGCTTTTTCTATTTTGTTCTCAAATTCGAATTCAATTTCATTGATGCACTTGGAAAAGCAAGTGCACTGTCAACAGTGCAGATAGATGTGGAGAATGCTGAAACCTATGATATCAGTTATATTGATAGGAATGGGGAATCAAAAAGACCAACTATGCTTCATTGTTCACCCAGTGGTGCAATCGAGAGATGTATATACGCACTTCTTGAGAAAAATGCAATGAAAATTGATAATGGCGAAGTACCCATGCTTCCAGTATGGTTATCACCAACACAGGTAAGAATTATACCTGTACACGAGCACCATTTTGATTTTGCAGAAAAAATTTATGAACAATTGAACTGCCGTGTTGATATCGATGATAGAGAAGATACAGTAGGCAAAAAGATACGTGAAGCAGGACGTGAATGGATACCTTATGTTGTTGTGATAGGTGACCGTGAGATAGAAAGCGGTAAACTGAATGTAACCATAAGGTCTGAATCACTGCCCAAGAAGCCAAAGAGTTCAGAAATGACAGTTGAAGAATTGAACAACCGGGTGCTTTCAGAAATACAAGGAATGCCCTACCGCGAGCAACCTCTTGCTAAATATGTAACAAAAAGACCAAAGTTTTTATAA
- a CDS encoding RNA-guided endonuclease InsQ/TnpB family protein — translation MSFRNKDKFKNTVTFTLKQEIYFSGEDENILDGQSKICNWLYNYLYDMVEYDYKYNGSRNKLINKYNLRNQVPRLKEEKPFLKTVYSSVLKNVAIRLAKSYENFFQIPEVGHPQHRSWKTKWFSLEYEEKIGWKIDGKTVIISLGKDKYSKQLKVVGTLNEKPKLDGGEPRAFRLVKQRGKFYAILTVVKDKTPKKDVEKWIALDPNHKNLLTAYDYKGNTIEFQNLDEIKYWDGVIDDLMSKRDNCKRKSQFIPISETRGYWEPSNNWKRYDKALEKALHTKREQTKLGMFTIANYLCRNYDKILIGDYTPSKEVSPHKKANRSILNQTLIAKLRGTIEWVCDKSGKTFKKVDEKNTTKKCCICEDVEKKDPEVRTFTCKKCGQTLSRDINSAVNIAKKEMHLSGTDYKANLKEPLYIAYWRYNNSKINMQTN, via the coding sequence ATGTCGTTTCGGAATAAAGATAAATTTAAAAATACAGTTACATTCACTCTAAAACAGGAGATTTATTTCTCCGGTGAAGATGAGAATATTCTCGATGGTCAATCGAAGATATGTAACTGGTTATATAATTATCTTTACGACATGGTCGAATATGACTATAAGTATAATGGTAGTAGGAACAAACTCATCAATAAATACAACTTGAGAAACCAGGTTCCACGTTTAAAAGAAGAAAAACCATTTTTGAAAACTGTTTATTCTTCAGTTCTGAAAAACGTAGCGATAAGGTTAGCAAAATCTTATGAAAACTTTTTCCAGATACCCGAAGTAGGACATCCTCAACACAGAAGTTGGAAAACCAAGTGGTTCTCACTTGAATATGAAGAAAAAATTGGATGGAAAATAGATGGTAAAACCGTAATCATAAGCTTGGGTAAAGACAAATATTCCAAACAATTAAAAGTTGTTGGAACACTAAATGAGAAACCAAAACTTGATGGTGGTGAACCAAGAGCATTTAGATTGGTGAAACAACGTGGGAAATTTTATGCTATATTAACAGTTGTAAAAGACAAAACTCCAAAAAAAGATGTGGAAAAATGGATTGCTCTCGACCCAAATCATAAGAACCTCTTAACAGCTTATGATTACAAAGGAAATACAATCGAATTCCAGAATTTAGACGAGATAAAATACTGGGATGGCGTGATTGATGATTTAATGTCTAAACGAGATAACTGCAAACGCAAATCTCAATTTATACCTATAAGTGAAACAAGAGGATATTGGGAACCAAGTAACAATTGGAAAAGATACGACAAAGCGCTGGAGAAAGCACTACATACCAAACGAGAACAGACAAAGTTGGGTATGTTTACTATAGCAAACTATCTTTGCAGAAACTACGATAAAATCTTAATTGGTGATTATACGCCATCGAAAGAAGTTTCACCGCATAAAAAAGCAAATCGCAGTATCTTAAATCAAACTCTCATCGCAAAATTGCGTGGTACAATTGAATGGGTTTGTGATAAATCAGGAAAAACTTTCAAAAAAGTTGATGAGAAAAATACAACAAAAAAATGCTGTATTTGTGAAGATGTAGAAAAGAAGGACCCGGAAGTAAGAACTTTTACCTGTAAAAAATGCGGTCAGACCCTTTCGAGAGATATAAACAGCGCTGTAAATATTGCTAAAAAAGAAATGCATTTGTCTGGCACGGACTACAAAGCTAATCTCAAAGAACCTTTGTATATTGCATATTGGAGATACAATAACTCGAAAATAAATATGCAAACGAATTAA
- a CDS encoding AI-2E family transporter produces MNQEKKDGMVLLIEHKWKIIAAIAVALFFLAIIFILRPLADGIILGLVFAYISRPIYLKLNKNKRVGALVATICIVIPIIFILGMGILEIIQQITWIVQNQNEVISSLTGFINNVEIPDFLHTGIEQSIQDISQSIIPILREIGIVSYAKDLVIFLLNLVISIIVCYFLLSDGNTLYQKVLDITPSNYQKTFQNYVTELDKILGGIFIGNAYAALFVSIMSAIVFYVFGFSHILALSALIFIAAVVPLFAGYMVLLPLALLRYFNQGIEAALIFFLVASIVIYLPPELFMRPYLASLKSKVHPLLIMLAFIGGAFVGGIAGFFAAPILLGALIAAYRVYVSELRSYGYNLGQNTDKSENNG; encoded by the coding sequence ATGAATCAGGAAAAAAAAGACGGTATGGTACTGCTTATAGAACATAAATGGAAGATTATTGCAGCTATAGCGGTAGCTTTATTTTTCCTTGCAATTATATTCATTTTGCGTCCGCTCGCTGATGGGATAATACTTGGTCTTGTTTTTGCTTATATATCCCGACCTATTTACCTGAAATTAAATAAAAATAAACGCGTAGGTGCGCTTGTGGCAACTATATGTATTGTTATTCCAATTATATTTATACTTGGTATGGGAATACTGGAAATAATACAGCAGATAACATGGATTGTCCAAAATCAGAATGAAGTTATATCATCCCTTACAGGTTTTATAAACAATGTAGAAATACCAGATTTTTTGCATACTGGAATTGAACAAAGTATACAGGATATTTCACAATCAATTATACCAATTCTTAGAGAAATAGGGATTGTATCTTATGCTAAAGACCTTGTAATATTTTTATTAAATCTTGTAATTTCTATTATTGTTTGCTATTTCTTGCTTTCGGATGGGAATACACTGTATCAAAAAGTTCTTGATATAACTCCCAGTAATTACCAGAAAACGTTTCAAAACTATGTAACAGAACTGGATAAAATCCTTGGGGGTATATTTATTGGTAATGCCTATGCAGCACTTTTTGTCAGTATTATGTCTGCGATAGTGTTTTATGTTTTCGGTTTTTCACACATTCTTGCGTTATCCGCATTAATTTTCATAGCGGCTGTAGTACCACTGTTTGCAGGGTATATGGTACTTCTACCTCTTGCATTACTTCGTTATTTCAATCAGGGCATTGAAGCGGCATTGATTTTTTTCCTCGTTGCATCAATAGTTATTTATTTACCCCCTGAGCTATTTATGCGACCATATCTTGCAAGTCTTAAGTCAAAAGTTCATCCGTTGTTAATCATGCTTGCATTCATCGGAGGAGCATTTGTCGGAGGTATCGCCGGATTTTTCGCGGCTCCGATACTTCTGGGAGCGTTGATTGCTGCATACAGAGTGTATGTAAGTGAGCTACGCAGTTACGGGTATAATTTAGGCCAGAATACAGATAAATCAGAAAATAACGGATAA
- the pheS gene encoding phenylalanine--tRNA ligase subunit alpha, with product MSEQKQQHEASDYNLSINEKKVLIALGELESTTPETLAEKTSLKPEAAMQSAFLLEEEGLAKVDEEVSVNYTITREGVEYADNGLPERQIIEYISEPVAIDDLKNQLSPKMVGIAIGWLKKKGWADVKNSMIMPLVGSPEIGDDEKILSKFKQYAQEPDKSGIAFTEEELLEKDSEKSALKDLLKRKLVIKNEEKYRYVSITNQGRELVSQGIEIGEEITQLTSQLLKTGEWKKKNFRSYNIHTPPKPIYGAKIHPYQRLINQMRQIFIEMGFTEIKGEIIQSSFWNFDALFQPQDHPARDMQDTFHLESTSEIDEECKDNVCAMHEHGGDISSTGWGGRWDENIARRNVLRTHTTAVTIKYLADNPEPPVKAFCIDRAYRRETIDPTHLPEFEQLEGVVMDKNMSFANLLGCLAEFYHRMGFENVRFRPGYFPYTEPSVEPEVYIDGMGWIELGGAGIFRKEVTDPLGIKHPVLAWGLGVSRVAMLKLGLRDLRELYQSDINWIRKSEVCRL from the coding sequence ATGAGTGAGCAAAAGCAACAACATGAAGCATCTGATTATAATCTTTCAATTAATGAAAAAAAGGTTTTAATTGCACTGGGAGAACTGGAATCCACAACACCCGAAACACTGGCTGAAAAAACTTCACTGAAGCCTGAAGCCGCCATGCAATCAGCCTTTTTACTCGAGGAAGAAGGGCTGGCAAAAGTCGATGAAGAGGTTTCTGTGAATTATACAATAACAAGGGAAGGTGTAGAATATGCTGATAATGGTTTGCCTGAACGTCAGATAATTGAATATATTTCTGAACCAGTAGCTATTGATGATTTAAAAAACCAGCTATCCCCTAAAATGGTAGGTATTGCTATCGGATGGCTCAAGAAAAAAGGTTGGGCAGATGTTAAAAACAGTATGATAATGCCTTTGGTAGGTTCACCAGAAATAGGTGATGACGAAAAAATCCTTTCAAAATTTAAACAATATGCACAGGAACCTGATAAATCTGGAATTGCATTTACAGAAGAGGAACTGCTTGAAAAGGATAGTGAAAAATCGGCTCTCAAAGACCTTCTCAAGCGTAAACTTGTTATCAAGAATGAAGAAAAATACAGATATGTTTCAATAACAAATCAGGGACGTGAACTGGTATCACAGGGTATTGAAATAGGGGAGGAAATCACCCAGCTAACTTCACAACTTCTAAAAACAGGAGAATGGAAGAAGAAAAACTTCCGCTCATATAATATACATACACCTCCGAAACCGATTTACGGTGCAAAGATACACCCCTACCAGCGCCTAATCAACCAAATGCGCCAGATTTTTATTGAAATGGGTTTTACTGAAATAAAAGGGGAAATTATACAAAGTTCTTTCTGGAATTTTGATGCACTTTTCCAGCCACAAGATCATCCTGCACGTGATATGCAAGATACATTCCATCTTGAATCCACGTCAGAAATTGATGAAGAATGTAAAGACAATGTTTGTGCTATGCATGAACATGGTGGGGACATCAGTTCTACCGGCTGGGGTGGTCGATGGGATGAAAATATAGCCAGAAGGAATGTTTTAAGAACCCATACAACCGCAGTAACCATCAAATATCTTGCAGATAACCCTGAACCACCAGTGAAGGCTTTCTGTATAGACCGAGCATATCGTAGAGAAACTATAGACCCTACCCATCTTCCTGAATTCGAGCAACTTGAAGGTGTTGTTATGGATAAAAACATGTCTTTTGCCAATTTGCTCGGATGCCTGGCAGAATTTTATCACCGGATGGGTTTTGAGAACGTTCGTTTCAGACCGGGTTATTTCCCCTATACAGAACCCAGCGTAGAACCTGAAGTATATATTGATGGTATGGGCTGGATAGAACTCGGAGGTGCCGGAATTTTTAGAAAAGAAGTAACAGATCCGCTTGGTATTAAACATCCAGTTCTTGCATGGGGTCTGGGAGTTAGTCGTGTTGCGATGTTGAAACTGGGTCTTCGTGATTTGAGAGAACTGTATCAGTCTGATATCAACTGGATACGTAAAAGCGAAGTTTGCAGATTGTAA
- a CDS encoding tryptophan--tRNA ligase: MKMKIDPWGTLDIEDYSKLFDEFGISPIEDVYSDIPSPHKFMRRNIVFGHRNYNLIVDAMNKGEPFSVISGFMPSGMVHLGGKMVMDEIIWHQQMGADAFVGIADREAYAVRGLSWDKCRELGINEYILSLIALGFEPDGHIYFQSKCDNVKNMAFELGSKTNYSELSAIYGFGGETNVSHMISTLTQSADILQPQLKEFDGPKPTVVPVGADQDPHIRLTRGLAHKMNMLRIETREDNNGNQYFSIRNKSAPEYVLKQIKKHAPGKSKVFEGHVDIFGTDDFEAILDIVRQVELEAGGYSFVPPVATYHRFMSGLQGGKMSSSDPDSYIALTEDPKEGAKKVKRSKTGGCVSLEEQKKLGGNPKNCSVYELLMFHLIDDDKQLTEIYDECVSGTRMCGSCKKYTAELMSEFLKDHQEKRELAKERLDEYGLGEYRKYVH; this comes from the coding sequence ATGAAAATGAAAATCGACCCATGGGGTACACTGGATATAGAGGATTATTCTAAATTATTCGATGAGTTTGGGATATCACCGATTGAAGATGTGTATTCTGATATTCCATCCCCTCACAAATTCATGAGGCGAAATATAGTATTCGGTCATAGAAACTACAACCTGATTGTAGATGCAATGAACAAGGGTGAACCGTTTTCTGTTATCAGTGGTTTCATGCCTTCAGGCATGGTACATCTTGGCGGTAAAATGGTAATGGATGAAATAATCTGGCATCAACAGATGGGTGCAGATGCTTTTGTCGGTATTGCAGACAGAGAGGCTTACGCAGTAAGGGGGCTTTCTTGGGACAAATGCCGTGAACTTGGAATTAATGAATACATTTTAAGTTTAATAGCTCTGGGTTTTGAACCGGATGGGCATATTTACTTCCAGTCGAAATGTGATAATGTCAAAAATATGGCATTTGAGTTGGGGTCAAAAACCAATTATTCAGAACTCAGTGCTATATATGGGTTTGGTGGAGAAACCAATGTATCACACATGATAAGCACTCTTACCCAGAGCGCTGATATTCTACAGCCGCAGTTAAAGGAATTCGATGGTCCAAAGCCGACGGTCGTACCGGTAGGAGCGGATCAGGACCCTCATATACGCCTGACTCGGGGACTGGCTCATAAAATGAACATGTTAAGAATTGAAACCCGTGAAGATAATAATGGGAACCAATATTTTAGTATTCGCAATAAATCAGCTCCTGAATATGTATTGAAACAGATTAAAAAACATGCACCCGGTAAAAGTAAAGTCTTTGAAGGGCATGTTGACATATTTGGGACAGATGATTTTGAAGCTATATTAGATATTGTCCGTCAGGTAGAACTTGAGGCTGGTGGCTATTCATTTGTTCCGCCTGTAGCAACATATCACAGGTTCATGTCGGGTTTACAGGGCGGTAAAATGTCAAGCAGTGACCCGGATAGTTATATCGCATTGACCGAGGACCCGAAAGAAGGAGCCAAAAAAGTCAAACGATCCAAAACCGGTGGATGTGTCAGCCTTGAAGAACAGAAAAAGTTGGGAGGCAATCCGAAAAATTGTTCTGTTTATGAATTATTGATGTTTCATTTAATAGATGATGACAAACAGCTTACAGAAATTTATGATGAATGTGTAAGTGGAACGCGGATGTGTGGAAGCTGTAAAAAATATACTGCAGAGCTTATGTCCGAATTTTTAAAAGATCATCAAGAAAAACGTGAATTAGCCAAAGAAAGATTGGATGAATACGGATTGGGTGAATACAGAAAATATGTACATTGA
- a CDS encoding radical SAM/SPASM domain-containing protein, with the protein MSSNTDIPKSLSTNSKENISLMSIPGLSIDLNHQDGFLQLEAKGTLKSTCSPFLDKINSRLKKEKPATWNEESVIASTWLPPIPSGPFKRLLYAETKIAFGKYIPETVSFEITRECKCNCEHCVVSGGEGDLDVDTIKRTIDEALDMGAFIITFTEGDPLLREEIFELIDYVDKDRAIVNIFTPGTELTPETAKRLKESGLHNLLISIYSTDSEKHDSVRRLDGAHEMALNAIKNAVDAGLLVTMATHVSPNRMGELPRLYELASQLGVHELSLWESVPKKPQDPILSDTERESILDMYHEINSNPQGPRVFSNTYFEGEMLGCMAGQRWMHVCVDGSVKPCPYIPFEFGNIQNDSLKDIWNNIRNYSHFKGKRSRCLMHEPDFLNLVSKIPDTEEIPYRFDKLQ; encoded by the coding sequence ATGAGCTCAAACACCGATATTCCAAAATCATTATCCACAAACAGTAAAGAAAATATATCATTGATGTCGATTCCTGGGTTGTCGATTGACCTTAACCATCAAGATGGTTTTTTACAGCTTGAGGCAAAAGGCACTTTAAAATCAACCTGTTCTCCGTTTTTGGACAAAATCAATTCACGCCTTAAAAAAGAAAAACCTGCAACATGGAATGAAGAAAGTGTAATTGCATCAACTTGGCTGCCACCGATACCAAGTGGACCATTTAAGCGGTTATTGTATGCAGAAACGAAGATAGCGTTTGGTAAATATATACCAGAAACTGTGTCCTTTGAAATCACCCGTGAATGTAAATGTAACTGTGAGCATTGTGTTGTAAGTGGTGGAGAAGGAGACCTTGATGTAGATACCATTAAAAGGACTATTGATGAAGCACTGGATATGGGTGCATTTATAATTACTTTTACAGAAGGTGACCCGCTGCTCAGGGAGGAAATCTTTGAACTTATAGATTATGTGGATAAAGACCGGGCGATAGTAAACATATTCACTCCGGGAACAGAACTAACACCTGAAACAGCCAAACGTCTAAAAGAATCCGGTCTCCATAATCTTTTAATCAGTATTTATTCCACAGATTCTGAAAAACATGATTCTGTAAGAAGGCTTGATGGAGCGCATGAAATGGCTCTAAATGCCATTAAAAATGCAGTAGATGCGGGTTTGCTTGTGACAATGGCAACCCATGTTTCACCCAATAGAATGGGTGAATTGCCCAGACTTTATGAACTGGCATCACAGCTTGGAGTTCATGAACTGTCGTTATGGGAATCAGTTCCCAAAAAACCGCAGGATCCTATATTGTCTGATACAGAACGTGAATCAATACTGGATATGTACCATGAAATAAATTCCAATCCTCAAGGTCCGAGAGTGTTTTCAAATACATATTTTGAAGGAGAGATGCTTGGATGTATGGCAGGTCAGAGATGGATGCATGTATGTGTGGATGGTTCAGTAAAACCCTGCCCCTATATACCTTTTGAATTTGGAAATATCCAGAACGATTCATTAAAGGATATATGGAACAATATCCGCAATTATTCTCATTTTAAAGGTAAACGTAGCAGATGTCTGATGCATGAACCTGATTTTTTAAATCTGGTATCAAAGATACCGGATACTGAAGAGATACCCTACAGGTTTGATAAATTGCAATAA
- a CDS encoding translation initiation factor IF-2 subunit beta has translation MINIEVDYNDYDSLLDRAMEKMPEMETSDDRFTIPEPKVLQEGKTTILDNFGNIVDVLNRDPEHVLKYLNRELGTAGKIEGSRAVFQGRFPKELIKSNLDSYLNEYVLCTECGRPDTQLEKVDRVLVMKCLACGAHRPIKKKKASSGTTPTVAVEEGKVYDVQITAVGSKGDGIAKLDKFTIFVPGAAKGQNVKVKINRISGNLAFAEKAE, from the coding sequence GTGATTAACATAGAAGTAGATTATAACGATTATGATTCCCTTCTGGATCGTGCAATGGAAAAAATGCCAGAAATGGAAACTTCAGACGACCGTTTTACAATTCCAGAACCTAAGGTATTACAAGAAGGGAAAACTACAATTTTAGACAATTTTGGAAACATTGTGGATGTACTAAATCGAGACCCTGAACATGTTTTAAAATATCTAAACCGTGAACTTGGTACTGCAGGTAAGATAGAAGGAAGTAGAGCTGTATTCCAGGGTAGATTTCCCAAAGAATTGATAAAATCAAACCTTGATTCCTACCTGAATGAATATGTATTGTGCACAGAATGTGGACGACCAGATACCCAATTGGAAAAAGTTGACAGGGTACTGGTAATGAAATGTCTGGCATGTGGTGCACATCGTCCGATTAAAAAGAAAAAGGCATCTTCTGGTACGACACCAACGGTAGCGGTCGAAGAAGGCAAAGTTTATGATGTTCAAATCACCGCAGTAGGTTCCAAGGGCGATGGAATTGCAAAACTTGATAAATTCACCATATTTGTACCTGGTGCTGCAAAAGGTCAGAATGTAAAAGTTAAAATAAACCGTATAAGCGGTAATCTTGCTTTTGCAGAAAAAGCTGAATAA
- a CDS encoding 50S ribosomal protein L16, producing MARKPASMYRNVKKRSYTRREYMGGVPGSQVIHYDMGNKTAQFPVKLSLIAEEDCHIRHTALESARVSANRKLMKAAGRAGYHLKVRVYPHEVLRENKQATGAGADRVSSGMRQAFGKNVGTAARVSAGQKVFTASVNKDDFGAAKDALWRAGQKIPTPFRIVVDQGWKLVE from the coding sequence ATGGCACGAAAACCAGCAAGCATGTATAGGAATGTAAAAAAACGCTCATATACAAGACGTGAATATATGGGTGGTGTACCGGGCAGCCAGGTAATCCACTATGATATGGGCAACAAAACCGCACAGTTCCCTGTAAAATTATCATTAATAGCTGAAGAAGACTGTCATATACGTCATACTGCTCTGGAATCAGCCCGTGTTTCTGCAAACAGGAAATTAATGAAGGCAGCAGGGCGTGCAGGATATCATCTTAAAGTAAGAGTATATCCACATGAAGTACTAAGGGAAAATAAACAGGCTACTGGTGCTGGTGCAGACCGTGTTTCAAGCGGTATGAGGCAGGCATTTGGTAAAAATGTAGGTACAGCAGCCCGTGTTTCCGCAGGTCAAAAAGTATTTACAGCATCTGTGAACAAGGATGATTTTGGAGCTGCAAAGGACGCACTCTGGAGAGCAGGTCAAAAAATACCAACACCATTCAGAATTGTTGTCGATCAGGGATGGAAACTGGTAGAATAA